A genomic region of Saccopteryx bilineata isolate mSacBil1 chromosome 1, mSacBil1_pri_phased_curated, whole genome shotgun sequence contains the following coding sequences:
- the LRRC70 gene encoding LOW QUALITY PROTEIN: leucine-rich repeat-containing protein 70 (The sequence of the model RefSeq protein was modified relative to this genomic sequence to represent the inferred CDS: inserted 1 base in 1 codon), whose translation MRASLKILNLSFNNLTDLHPRVLKPLSSLTHLQANSNPWECNCKLFXLRDWLASSAITLTIYCQNPPSMRSRALRCVKWTDFTDCITSSTNVSRVWAIKSLHIHHKTTALMMAWHKVTTNGKHLENTESVTFGEQIHTSPASRYFQENTFGNPLETTAVLPVQIQLTSSVNLNLEKNSALPIDAASVSGKTSLICTQEVEKLNEAFDILLAFFILACVLIVFLIYKVVQFKQKLKTSENSEENRLEYYSFYQSARYNNVAASICNTCPNSLESPGLEQIQLHKQFVPESEAQVILFEHSAL comes from the exons ATGAGAGCATCTTTGAAGATCCTTAATCTGTCATTTAATAATCTTACAGACTTGCATCCAAGGGTCCTTAAGCCATTGTCTTCATTGACTCATCTTCAGGCAAATTCTAATCCTTGGGAATGTAACTGCAAACTGT TCCTTCGCGACTGGCTAGCATCATCAGCCATTACCCTAACCATCTACTGTCAGAACCCCCCATCCATGCGCAGCAGAGCATTGCGTTGTGTTAAGTGGACTGACTTTACAGATTGCATTACATCTTCGACAAATGTATCCAGAGTTTGGGCTATAAAATCTCTTCATATTCATCACAAGACCACTGCATTAATGATGGCCTGGCATAAAGTAACCACAAATGGGAAACATTTGGAAAATACCGAGAGTGTTACTTTTGGGGAACAAATTCATACTTCACCTGCCAGTAGATATTTTCAAGAGAATACTTTTGGTAATCCACTAGAGACTACTGCAGTGCTTCCTGTGCAAATACAGCTTACTTCTTCTGTTAACTTGAACTTGGAGAAGAACAGTGCTCTGCCAATTGATGCTGCTTCAGTGTCAGGGAAAACATCTCTAATCTGTACACAAGAAGTTGAAAAGTTAAATGAGGCTTTTGACATTTTGCTAGCTTTTTTTATCTTAGCTTGTGTGTTAATTGTGTTTTTGATCTACAAAGTTGTTCaatttaaacaaaaactaaaaacatcagaaaactcaGAGGAAAATAGACTTGAATACTACAGCTTTTATCAATCAGCAAGATATAATAATGTAGCTGCCTCAATTTGTAACACTTGCCCAAATTCTCTCGAAAGCCCTGGTTTGGAGCAGATTCAACTTCATAAACAATTTGTTCCTGAAAGTGAGGCACAAGTCATTCTTTTTGAACATTCTGCTTTATAA